From Candidatus Bathyarchaeota archaeon:
AACGTTTATAAATCCTTGATGTGAGAAACTTACCCAAAGTGATCCAACATGATAAAGGCACCACTAGAAGGAATAAAAGTTCTAGATTTTACCCATGAAGTAGCTGGACCGCACTGTACGATGCTTTTGGGTGATCTTGGCGCTGAAATAATCAAAGTCGAAGTACCGGGAAGAGGCGACAGAGGAAGACACTGGGTCGGCATGAAAGAAACCATATTCATAACAAACAACAGAAACAAGAGAAGTATCGTTTTAGACCTCAAAAGCGAAGAAGGAAGAAAAATAGCGTTTGAATTGGCAAAAAAAGTTGATGTCCTAGTTGAAAACTTTGTTCCCGGGACCTTGAAAAAGTTTGGCCTAGATTATGAAAGCGTCAAAAAGGTTAACCCAAAGATAGTTTATTGTTCAATTTCAGGGTATGGGCAAGACGGCCCGTACAGCAGTCGTCCGGCGTGGGATCCGATCATCGAGGCTGAGTCTGGGTTGATGTCGCTTACTGGAGACCCTGAACCATGTTTGCCTTCAAGGATACCTGCCTCAATCATAGACTATGGCGCCGGTGTCTATGCAGCTTTAGCAATAGTTTCGGCTTTACTATACAGAGAGAAAACCGGGAAAGGACAGATGATTGACCTTTCAATGTTGGATGTTTCCGCGTTATGGGCTGGATACTGGATTGCCTACAGCTCAATAACAGGGGAAGTCAGGGAAAGAATGGGTTCCGCTGCACCAGTTGGAGCACCCTACCAAGTTTTCAGAACTAAGGATTCATACATTTTCATTGCAGCCTTTGAAGATGAGCACTGGAAGAAGTTCTGCCAAGTTATAAAAGCAGAAGACCTTTTAAAAGACCCTCTATATGCAACGAGAGAAAGCAGAGCTACGAACAGAAAAACCCTCATAGAAAAGCTTAGCAAGATAATCAGCACATGGAACACTAAAGATTTGGTGGACGCTCTAGTTGCTGTGGGCGTGCCATGTGCCCCCGTAAACAATACGTTGGAAGTGGCAAACCACCCGCAACTGCTCCACCGAAACATGATTGTCGAAATCGAATACAAGGGACAGAAAGTAAAAATTCCAGGGATACCCTTCAAATTCTCGGAATGTCCGCTAAAAATTAGGCATCTCCCACCAGCGGACGTGGGACAACACACAGAAGAAGTTCTCCGTGAACTCGGGCTAAAACAATAGCTCACATGATTTTCCAAAATTTTTCTCGCGAATGTTTCATAATGACATATGTGTCTATTCATGATTTTGATCCTCACACCTTGGCCTAATTCTATGCATCAATTATGTGACGTTAGCTGAATGTAGATGCCAAAAACTCTAATAACGACGGATGACATGCAGCAACAGTTAAGATTGAAAGAGCAAAAAATTAATTGAAGCAATATTTGAATTTGTTAGATAAGTGAAAAAGAAAAATGTTATAGTACGTAAAAACCGAAATAGATATGGCTAGCAGCATTTCACGTGGTGGCTCCGGTAGTATAGTCCGGTCAAGTATAGCGGCCTCTCGAGCCGCGGACCCGGGTTCAAATCCCGGCCGGAGCACTTACCTTCTCGGTTCAATTCTCACTTTTCCTTCCTCGATCACGTTGAGTCCTTAAACATTTCTAAGACGTCATTGCGAAGTATGCAGACCATCTAATAACGATCCTTAGGCGATGCCGAAAACATGTTACTGGGTGTTAGCATGTATCCAGCGTAGTTAGGCTGAGCCGTGTCTCCATAACGTTGAGGGGGGTTCCTGCCTTAGCGTCGTCCTTATTGCTGTAAAGGTGTTGGGCAATCGCGCTCAGCTATAGTCCTAAATGCAAGGAAGTTTGTGCTTTCGACTAGAAAACTATGACTGTGGTGCACGCTGTGGCAGATGCAATATCTACTTCACCACTGGTAGAGCACGACTATTATGAAGAGGTCCACGT
This genomic window contains:
- a CDS encoding CoA transferase, with the translated sequence MIKAPLEGIKVLDFTHEVAGPHCTMLLGDLGAEIIKVEVPGRGDRGRHWVGMKETIFITNNRNKRSIVLDLKSEEGRKIAFELAKKVDVLVENFVPGTLKKFGLDYESVKKVNPKIVYCSISGYGQDGPYSSRPAWDPIIEAESGLMSLTGDPEPCLPSRIPASIIDYGAGVYAALAIVSALLYREKTGKGQMIDLSMLDVSALWAGYWIAYSSITGEVRERMGSAAPVGAPYQVFRTKDSYIFIAAFEDEHWKKFCQVIKAEDLLKDPLYATRESRATNRKTLIEKLSKIISTWNTKDLVDALVAVGVPCAPVNNTLEVANHPQLLHRNMIVEIEYKGQKVKIPGIPFKFSECPLKIRHLPPADVGQHTEEVLRELGLKQ